The genomic stretch GACCAATTTAGTTATGTTTATTTGTCACGGATGTGGTTGATAAAaagttttctattatttttattcagaGCAAACTAGGCTTTCCATAGCGACTTATTTATTCACAGAAAATGAATTATTGATCAATCAGAACGAGAATTCGATGTTTGAAAAATTTTCATCAAAACAATTTGTCTCCACTTGCTCTCCCGCCACGAAGAAGGAAAGCGTAAAGGTGAAAAACCGTGTCCCTTGAGATGGTTCTGAGACACTCAGATGGAATGTTACTCCAGGAATTATATGTCCTTCGCAAACAAAATACTTTGAAAAACGAACAGTTAAAAAACAGCGATTTTAATCTCCGAAGTATCAAAAGAAAAGTTGAAGTGGAGGAACTGAAACTCAAAGGTATGGACTGTGGAAGTTTTTCAGTTTATAGATTTCTCCTACTTTGCAGTGAATATATGCTTGATATTGTTTCTACCTTTCATAGTAAGGTACACTGTGCTTTATTCCAGACAACCAGTTCCGAGGACTTAATATTCCTTTTTTTGTCCAGATGCTTAGCATTTTAGGACATGTTTAAATTGTTCAATTTTCTATCTTCTGTTAGATCAACAAAAGTTGCACAACTCTAACTGTCTAGATGCCAACCTTGTGCCCAGGGCTTCTCATTTTTTGCATCAAAACGGTATCTGGATTTTGGGGACATCAGAAGAACTAAAGAAGCTTTGActacttttcttaatttacatGTTCCACACGTGTATATAATCTAGTTACTAGTTTGGCGTTGTATTTCATctatttttgtataagaaatACCTTGTTTCTTAGTTCACATGGCGAAATTGATTGGAGAGAATCGAAGGcagcattttgaaattttagagaTGAAGAGCATGCTTCAAAACAATAAACAACATTACCATTCAAGGTATAGCTACTTCTCATCAAGCTAAAAAAGAACGATTGGGAAACCAAACCAAACTTTCATGTTTATCTTTCTTGGATGGATCGATAACTTTAGGTCACATATTTCTCCCTCTAGTTTTACATTTCCATTTAGTTACAGCTAACATTTTGTgcacataattatttttattttgctaccTTGACCGTATATTTGCAGAAAAGATAATTATGAAGCACacctcaaaaattaaaaaattaaaaaaaataaagattgtACTAGCTAAGCGTTGTCCTGTCCTACAGACTGATTTTAAATCTTGCCAATCTCCATAAACATGTTAGTTGAATCTCCCACGCAAGTGTTAATTCACCGCTGGCTTCGTTTCCACTTTGTAACCGTTCTAGTAcatctttttgtctttttttaacaaaacaattttgtgTTAAGCTTATTTgcttaaaatgattttttacataCTCTTCTTTTGAATTGTCaagaaaagaaagtatataatatattttgtgtcattaatttgatttttaatttcatatttAGTAATGGCTACATTCACACGGAACCACAACCCTTTGTCAAAAGTCACGACCATCAATGCAAGAGTAACAATGCTGACGTCAGTGTTTCCACAACTAATTTAGATAACGAGTCACCTTTCTCGATTATTACAAAAATGACTCGATCACCTATAAAATGCTCTCATGACGCAAGCACAAGCGCCCATAACATATTTTCGCTAAATTACGCATCATATGTCCAGTTACTACACAGATTTTCTTCACGAGACGCTATCTTGGACACAAGACCGAAAAGGTTACTGTGTGAGCCACTTGCAGATGTTACACTATCCTTATCGAAAACTATCAACAGAAAATCTGAAAATAAAGGATTTGTTACTTGACCAAAAACGTATTTGCTTTTCATTTGTGATCTTCAATGTCTTATTGAAAAATTCCAAAAAGTAGGCTTTTAAAGAGAGCTGTAAGCGCTGGAGTGCATAATGAAGTAATGTCATATTTTTGACCAATGATCTTATTGAAtcgctgaaattttttttattggtcATAATATCTCTTTATCTTCcaaacaataatatttttacaaatgatatttttttacttcacaTATACT from Hydractinia symbiolongicarpus strain clone_291-10 chromosome 12, HSymV2.1, whole genome shotgun sequence encodes the following:
- the LOC130622785 gene encoding uncharacterized protein LOC130622785 → MVLRHSDGMLLQELYVLRKQNTLKNEQLKNSDFNLRSIKRKVEVEELKLKVHMAKLIGENRRQHFEILEMKSMLQNNKQHYHSSNGYIHTEPQPFVKSHDHQCKSNNADVSVSTTNLDNESPFSIITKMTRSPIKCSHDASTSAHNIFSLNYASYVQLLHRFSSRDAILDTRPKRLLCEPLADVTLSLSKTINRKSENKGFVT